In Halomonas alkalicola, the following proteins share a genomic window:
- the tadA gene encoding tRNA adenosine(34) deaminase TadA — MAVYMESRALRSDEFYMHRALDQARLGLAAGEVPVGAVVVDGAGEIVGEGFNAPVGGRDPSAHAEIRALRDAGARLGNYRLDGCTLYVTLEPCLMCTGAIIHARLARVVYGAAEPRTGMVESKANLFAQPWHNHRVEVVGGLLASRASRLLREFFAARRGE, encoded by the coding sequence ATGGCAGTCTACATGGAGTCGAGGGCGTTGCGCAGCGATGAGTTCTACATGCACCGGGCGCTGGACCAGGCCCGACTGGGCTTGGCCGCCGGCGAGGTGCCGGTGGGGGCCGTGGTGGTGGATGGCGCGGGCGAGATCGTCGGCGAGGGTTTCAACGCCCCGGTGGGGGGGCGCGACCCTAGTGCCCATGCCGAGATCCGCGCCCTGCGCGATGCCGGCGCCCGGCTCGGCAACTATCGCCTCGACGGCTGCACCCTCTACGTGACCCTGGAGCCTTGCCTGATGTGTACCGGGGCCATCATCCATGCCCGCCTGGCCCGGGTGGTCTACGGCGCTGCCGAGCCGCGCACCGGCATGGTGGAGTCGAAGGCCAACCTCTTCGCCCAACCCTGGCACAACCACCGGGTCGAGGTAGTCGGCGGCCTGCTGGCCTCCCGCGCTTCACGGCTGCTTCGGGAGTTCTTCGCTGCCCGGCGCGGCGAGTGA
- a CDS encoding acyl-CoA thioesterase produces the protein MPTPLDALVGLLALEPLEETLFRGTSQDLGLPQLFGGQVLGQALSAASQTVTAERRAHSLHGYFLRPGDPHRPVVYQVDAVRDGGSFTTRRVTAIQKGRPIFFCSASFHGEESGLEHQTAMPEVASPERLAEQGARLVRFDSHPIEFLLAGEESRSGQPAHKRVWFRLAGELPDDPALHRHLLAYSSDFNLLTTALVPHGLDFRDPKLQIASLDHALWFHHDVQVNDWLLYDMDSPWAGGARGFARGSIYDRQGRLVASSAQEGLTRLREPAGD, from the coding sequence ATGCCCACCCCCCTCGACGCCCTGGTCGGCCTGCTGGCCCTGGAACCCCTGGAGGAGACCCTGTTCCGCGGCACCAGCCAGGACCTCGGGCTCCCCCAGCTGTTCGGTGGCCAGGTGCTGGGCCAGGCGCTGTCGGCGGCCAGCCAGACGGTGACGGCAGAGCGCCGAGCCCATTCGCTGCACGGCTACTTCCTGCGCCCCGGGGACCCCCACCGCCCGGTAGTCTATCAGGTGGACGCGGTGCGCGACGGCGGCAGCTTCACCACCCGCCGGGTCACCGCCATCCAGAAGGGCCGGCCGATCTTCTTCTGCAGCGCCTCCTTCCACGGCGAGGAGTCCGGCCTCGAACACCAGACCGCCATGCCCGAGGTCGCCTCCCCGGAGCGCCTGGCCGAACAGGGCGCGCGCCTGGTGCGCTTCGACAGCCACCCCATCGAGTTCCTGCTCGCCGGCGAGGAGAGCCGGTCCGGCCAGCCGGCCCACAAGCGGGTCTGGTTCCGCCTGGCCGGCGAGCTGCCCGACGACCCCGCCCTGCATCGCCACCTGCTGGCCTACAGCTCCGACTTCAACCTGCTGACCACGGCCCTGGTACCGCACGGGCTCGACTTCCGCGACCCCAAACTGCAGATCGCCAGTCTCGATCATGCCCTCTGGTTCCACCACGACGTCCAGGTCAACGACTGGCTGCTCTACGACATGGACAGCCCCTGGGCCGGTGGTGCCCGCGGCTTCGCCCGCGGCAGCATCTACGACCGCCAGGGCCGCCTGGTGGCCTCCTCCGCCCAGGAGGGGCTCACCCGGCTGCGCGAGCCCGCCGGGGACTAG
- a CDS encoding SDR family NAD(P)-dependent oxidoreductase: MRMQGKRVIVTGGASGIGLASVERCLEEGASVVIADLESSDGSARAAALDARHTGRCLFKACDVTDTAQVDRLFAETESELGGVDAVFSNAGIGGIAPSDEVSDEEFLRIIDINLNGVFRVARAALRVMYRQGSGSIVNCASILGVFGQSQTAAYTAAKGGVVNMTRALAIEAAPKGVRVNAIGPGYIDTPLLAELDDELLQGLIGLHPLGRLGRSEEVANAFLFLASNEASFVTGAHLMVDGGFTAGKS, encoded by the coding sequence ATGCGCATGCAGGGAAAGAGGGTCATCGTCACCGGCGGGGCCAGCGGCATCGGTCTGGCCAGCGTGGAGCGCTGCCTGGAGGAGGGCGCCAGCGTGGTGATCGCCGATCTGGAGAGCAGCGACGGGAGCGCACGGGCGGCGGCGCTGGACGCCCGGCACACCGGGCGCTGCCTGTTCAAGGCCTGCGACGTCACCGATACCGCCCAGGTCGATCGCCTGTTCGCGGAAACGGAGAGTGAGCTCGGCGGCGTGGATGCGGTGTTCAGCAACGCGGGCATCGGCGGCATCGCGCCCTCCGATGAGGTCAGCGACGAGGAGTTCCTGCGGATCATCGACATCAACCTGAACGGCGTCTTCCGGGTGGCCCGGGCCGCCCTGCGGGTGATGTATCGCCAGGGCAGCGGCAGCATCGTCAACTGCGCCTCCATCCTCGGGGTGTTCGGCCAGTCCCAGACCGCCGCCTATACCGCCGCCAAGGGTGGGGTGGTCAACATGACCCGCGCCCTGGCCATCGAGGCGGCGCCGAAGGGCGTGCGGGTCAACGCCATCGGTCCCGGCTACATCGACACCCCGCTGCTGGCCGAACTCGACGATGAGCTGCTGCAGGGGCTGATCGGCCTGCATCCCCTCGGCCGCCTGGGGCGCTCCGAGGAGGTGGCCAACGCCTTCCTGTTCCTGGCCAGCAACGAGGCGAGCTTCGTCACCGGGGCCCACCTGATGGTCGACGGGGGCTTCACCGCCGGCAAGTCATGA
- a CDS encoding bifunctional nuclease domain-containing protein: MSVSFLPRCRRLLIPCLALLLAWALPGQARELAVPPEAMVEVEVATVGMSGMAGVPVVLLREPGAREVIPIFIGVAEARAILRALTGERPSRPLTHELLGDVLAGAEVALTRVYVDALTDSTFLGMLELSVPGRESPLRIDSRPSDAIALALTAGASIHVAPEVLEAARQIEYQGFDDQVVVALGITVTPLDDDLREALGLPDSAGVLVSDVSGEAAEAGLEPGDLLLAVNGETPETPLHFLELVRDTPSGEPARLQVWQRGEVIEVELSTEVPAPTPRRRAPGLEA, translated from the coding sequence ATGTCCGTCTCGTTCCTGCCGCGCTGCCGGCGTCTGCTGATCCCCTGCCTGGCCCTGCTGCTGGCCTGGGCACTGCCCGGCCAGGCCCGGGAGCTGGCCGTACCGCCGGAGGCGATGGTGGAGGTCGAGGTGGCCACCGTGGGCATGTCGGGCATGGCCGGTGTGCCGGTGGTGCTGCTGCGCGAACCCGGCGCCCGGGAGGTGATTCCGATCTTCATCGGCGTGGCCGAGGCCCGCGCCATCCTGCGCGCCCTGACCGGCGAGCGCCCCTCGCGCCCGCTCACCCATGAGCTGCTCGGCGACGTGCTGGCGGGGGCCGAGGTGGCGCTGACCCGAGTCTATGTGGACGCCCTCACCGACAGCACCTTCCTGGGCATGCTGGAGCTCTCGGTGCCGGGCCGCGAGTCACCGCTGCGCATCGACAGCCGCCCCAGCGACGCCATCGCCCTGGCGCTGACCGCCGGGGCCAGCATCCACGTGGCGCCGGAGGTGCTGGAGGCGGCCCGCCAGATCGAGTACCAGGGCTTCGATGACCAGGTGGTGGTGGCGCTGGGCATCACCGTCACCCCGCTGGACGACGATCTGCGTGAGGCGCTGGGGCTGCCGGACAGCGCCGGGGTGCTGGTCAGCGACGTGAGCGGCGAGGCCGCCGAGGCGGGGCTTGAACCCGGCGATCTGCTGCTGGCGGTCAACGGCGAGACCCCGGAGACCCCGCTGCACTTCCTGGAGCTGGTGCGCGACACCCCTTCGGGAGAGCCGGCGCGGCTGCAGGTGTGGCAGCGCGGCGAGGTCATCGAGGTGGAGCTCTCCACCGAGGTGCCGGCACCCACGCCGCGGCGCCGCGCGCCGGGGCTCGAGGCCTGA